In Archangium violaceum, the following are encoded in one genomic region:
- a CDS encoding xanthine dehydrogenase family protein molybdopterin-binding subunit, protein MSKKPMLIARRTFLAGMNVSAGGLALAFFTGQKPTSEPTGQPGPKPRTSSQAEENASPGLNPNVFVHVAADGLVTIVCHRSEMGQGIRSSLPVLIADELGADMARVKIVQADGDPVYGDQNTDGSNSVRSIYEEMRRVGATARVMLISAAARRWKVAPEQCEARDHVVIHRASNRTLGFGELALEAGKLPVPKPAAVVLRPKAELRRAGGPLPLLDGPAYVNGSATFGADIRLPGMLIAVIARPPVVGGRVVKYDASRALAIPGVKRVIELPAPKPPYMFQSWGGIAVLAENTWAAMRGRAALDITWDHGDNAKYDSERFRQELTASVRAPGMPVRNVGDADAALAKAARLIEAEYHVPHLPHVSMEPPVALARVQDGTCEVWAPTQNPQAARTEAARALGLPPEKVQVHVTFLGGGFGRKSKADFVSEVVLLAREAGTPVRVQWTREDDVQHDYYNTVSTQLLSAGLDERGKVVAWRHRTAFPPIGSTFAPVNRPGEGDLQQGVLDLALAVPNVRAEACEANAHVRIGWLRSVYNIFHAFSVNSFIDEIAHARGEDTRDVLLEVLGPPRLSSLEELGIKNLRNYGASLDAHPVNVGRLRHVIERVTQLSRWSERKKEGRALGLAAHRSFVSYTAVVASVVRDAAGKIRVDEAWIVADAGTVINPDRVRAQMEGSVIFGMSLALYGGVTMKGGMTEQSNFRDVRLVRIAEVPRKIHVEIIQSDAAPGGVGEPGVPPVAPAIANAVFALTGTRVRELPISKALQV, encoded by the coding sequence ATGAGCAAGAAGCCCATGTTGATTGCCCGGCGGACATTCCTCGCCGGGATGAACGTCTCCGCCGGTGGGCTCGCCCTGGCCTTCTTCACCGGTCAGAAGCCCACCAGCGAGCCCACGGGCCAACCGGGGCCGAAGCCCAGGACGAGCTCCCAGGCCGAGGAGAACGCCTCGCCCGGGCTCAACCCCAACGTCTTCGTGCACGTGGCTGCCGACGGGCTGGTGACGATCGTCTGCCACCGCTCGGAGATGGGGCAGGGCATCCGCAGCTCGCTCCCGGTGCTGATCGCCGATGAGCTGGGCGCGGACATGGCCCGGGTGAAGATCGTCCAGGCCGATGGCGACCCGGTCTACGGCGATCAGAACACCGACGGCTCCAACAGCGTTCGCAGCATCTATGAGGAGATGCGGCGGGTGGGTGCCACCGCGCGCGTGATGCTGATCTCCGCCGCGGCCAGGCGCTGGAAGGTGGCGCCGGAGCAGTGCGAGGCGCGCGATCATGTCGTGATTCATCGCGCGAGCAATCGCACGCTCGGCTTCGGCGAGCTGGCGCTCGAGGCGGGCAAGCTGCCCGTCCCCAAGCCGGCGGCGGTCGTGCTCCGGCCCAAGGCCGAGCTCCGGCGCGCCGGTGGGCCGCTGCCGTTGCTGGACGGGCCCGCGTACGTCAACGGGAGCGCCACGTTCGGGGCCGACATCCGGCTTCCGGGCATGCTCATCGCGGTGATCGCGCGTCCCCCTGTCGTGGGAGGCCGGGTGGTGAAGTACGACGCCTCCCGTGCGCTCGCCATCCCCGGGGTGAAGCGCGTCATCGAGCTTCCCGCGCCGAAGCCTCCGTACATGTTCCAGTCCTGGGGTGGCATCGCCGTCCTCGCGGAGAACACCTGGGCGGCCATGCGTGGCCGCGCGGCGCTGGACATCACCTGGGATCATGGGGACAACGCGAAGTACGACTCGGAGCGGTTCCGCCAGGAGCTCACCGCGTCCGTGCGAGCGCCCGGCATGCCCGTCCGCAACGTCGGAGACGCGGACGCCGCCCTCGCCAAGGCCGCGCGCTTGATCGAGGCGGAGTATCACGTGCCTCACCTCCCGCACGTGTCGATGGAGCCGCCCGTCGCGCTCGCTCGCGTCCAGGATGGCACCTGCGAGGTATGGGCCCCCACCCAGAATCCGCAGGCGGCTCGCACCGAGGCGGCCCGGGCGCTCGGGCTTCCTCCGGAGAAGGTCCAGGTCCACGTGACCTTCCTGGGCGGTGGTTTCGGGCGCAAGTCGAAGGCGGACTTCGTCTCCGAGGTCGTGCTGCTCGCCAGGGAGGCCGGTACTCCGGTGCGCGTGCAGTGGACGCGCGAGGACGACGTCCAGCACGACTACTACAACACCGTCAGCACCCAGCTGCTGAGCGCGGGGCTCGACGAGCGCGGTAAGGTCGTCGCCTGGCGGCACCGCACCGCGTTCCCACCCATCGGCTCCACCTTCGCGCCGGTCAACCGGCCCGGGGAAGGGGACCTCCAGCAGGGGGTGCTGGATCTCGCGCTCGCGGTTCCCAACGTCCGCGCCGAGGCGTGCGAGGCCAATGCCCACGTCCGCATCGGCTGGCTCCGGTCCGTCTACAACATCTTCCACGCCTTCTCGGTCAACTCCTTCATCGATGAGATCGCCCACGCCCGGGGTGAGGACACCCGCGATGTGCTGCTGGAGGTGCTCGGGCCTCCCCGGCTGTCCTCACTGGAGGAACTGGGGATCAAGAACCTCAGGAACTATGGCGCCTCGCTCGATGCCCACCCTGTCAATGTCGGGCGCCTGCGCCATGTCATCGAGCGCGTGACGCAGCTGTCGCGGTGGAGCGAGCGGAAGAAGGAGGGCAGGGCCCTGGGCCTCGCCGCCCACCGCAGCTTCGTCAGCTACACGGCGGTGGTCGCATCGGTCGTGCGCGACGCCGCCGGCAAGATCCGGGTCGATGAAGCCTGGATCGTCGCGGACGCGGGGACGGTGATCAATCCGGACCGTGTCCGGGCCCAGATGGAGGGCTCGGTCATCTTTGGAATGAGTCTGGCGCTGTACGGTGGCGTCACGATGAAGGGCGGCATGACGGAGCAGTCGAACTTCCGCGACGTCCGGTTGGTGCGCATCGCGGAGGTGCCGCGGAAGATCCACGTGGAGATCATCCAGAGCGACGCGGCTCCGGGCGGGGTGGGGGAGCCCGGTGTTCCTCCCGTCGCTCCGGCGATCGCCAACGCGGTCTTCGCGCTCACGGGCACGCGCGTCCGGGAGCTTCCGATCTCGAAAGCGCTCCAGGTCTGA
- a CDS encoding RICIN domain-containing protein, whose translation MSRMSVYRCLSLLGVVGGLGGCTTNELESAEQTAQLESAAIVSSITEGDYVIRSAMTNKCVDVASSSTADGATVQQWDCNGTNAQKFHISPTSDGYWKIINVNSNKALDIKDNSTAQNAYFHQWTYVGANNQQFKFVARGNNQFSIHARHTDMVMDLYWGSANNGTQYVQYPYTGTANQLYTLDKVSGGTDPGTGRGCAIANDGQTTLRFINRCGFEVNFAGNNITGGLLGSGQEACRTIGSVTAYMPTKRYWGFRKGEDPGFEHHSLAEFGFNEVFYSYTSWDWFNLSHVDAHNLPLKIIPYELGGTTTCSGQTRSCPMDLLPNCPAEGQLRNAAGKVISCVSRDRDNPNSVVARYFDAACSQSYSWSGDDSVMAACNAEDFDIVFCPPN comes from the coding sequence ATGTCTCGTATGAGTGTGTACCGTTGTCTGTCGTTGTTGGGCGTCGTGGGTGGACTGGGTGGATGCACCACCAACGAGCTGGAGAGCGCCGAGCAGACCGCCCAGCTGGAGAGCGCGGCCATCGTGTCGAGCATCACGGAGGGCGACTACGTCATCCGCTCGGCCATGACCAACAAGTGTGTCGACGTCGCCTCGAGCAGCACCGCGGATGGCGCAACGGTGCAGCAGTGGGATTGTAACGGCACCAACGCGCAGAAGTTCCACATCTCCCCGACGTCGGATGGCTACTGGAAGATCATCAACGTCAACAGCAACAAGGCGCTCGACATCAAGGACAACAGCACCGCGCAGAACGCCTACTTCCACCAGTGGACGTACGTCGGCGCGAACAACCAGCAGTTCAAGTTCGTGGCCCGGGGCAACAACCAGTTCAGCATCCATGCGCGCCACACGGACATGGTGATGGACCTGTACTGGGGCTCGGCGAACAACGGCACGCAGTACGTCCAGTACCCGTACACCGGCACCGCCAACCAGCTCTACACCCTGGACAAGGTGAGCGGCGGCACCGATCCGGGCACGGGCCGCGGGTGCGCCATCGCCAATGATGGGCAGACCACGCTGCGCTTCATCAACCGGTGCGGCTTCGAGGTCAACTTCGCCGGCAACAACATCACGGGCGGGCTCCTGGGCTCGGGCCAGGAGGCGTGCCGGACCATCGGCTCCGTCACGGCGTACATGCCCACCAAGCGCTACTGGGGCTTCCGCAAGGGCGAGGACCCGGGCTTCGAGCACCACTCGCTGGCGGAGTTCGGCTTCAACGAGGTGTTCTACTCCTACACCAGCTGGGACTGGTTCAACCTCAGCCACGTGGATGCCCACAACCTCCCCCTGAAGATCATTCCCTATGAGCTGGGTGGGACGACGACCTGCTCGGGGCAGACGCGGAGCTGCCCGATGGACCTGCTCCCGAACTGCCCCGCGGAGGGACAGCTGCGCAACGCCGCCGGCAAGGTCATCTCCTGCGTGAGCCGCGACCGCGACAATCCCAACAGCGTCGTGGCGCGGTACTTCGACGCGGCCTGCTCACAGTCCTACTCGTGGTCCGGCGATGACTCGGTGATGGCGGCGTGCAACGCCGAGGACTTCGACATCGTCTTCTGCCCGCCCAACTGA
- a CDS encoding NAD-dependent epimerase/dehydratase family protein produces MTKPWNSYGAATVPPPRKLLVTGSSGQLGAEICRQLSLEYEVTGLDVVPGPFTQVVGSMEERTRVFDLVARVDAVIHAASLHAPHRAHLPKSRFIDVNVQGTLHLLEAAVEHGCKRFVYTSTTSVYGRAMEPRGDAAVWVTEELTPEPRDIYDVTKLAAEQLCRLIHEETGLPVIILRTSRFFPQSQETLAIHRLNRGLDVRDCVWAHRLALESHIPFGLYNISARPPFHREDMAELLRDAPGVIRHRAPEVVRELERCGIPLPPSMDRVYVIERAESELGFHPRFNALEFLQGE; encoded by the coding sequence ATGACGAAGCCTTGGAACTCCTATGGCGCGGCCACGGTTCCGCCTCCACGGAAGCTCCTCGTCACCGGCAGTTCGGGGCAGCTCGGCGCGGAGATCTGCCGACAGCTCTCCCTTGAGTACGAGGTGACGGGACTGGATGTGGTACCCGGCCCCTTTACCCAGGTGGTTGGAAGCATGGAGGAGCGCACACGGGTCTTCGACCTGGTGGCCCGGGTAGACGCGGTCATCCACGCCGCCTCCCTGCATGCGCCCCATCGGGCCCATCTGCCAAAGTCACGCTTCATCGACGTGAACGTCCAAGGCACGCTCCACCTGCTCGAGGCGGCGGTGGAGCACGGCTGCAAGCGCTTCGTCTATACGAGCACCACCTCGGTCTACGGACGCGCGATGGAACCTCGAGGAGATGCCGCCGTGTGGGTGACGGAGGAACTGACGCCCGAGCCCCGGGACATCTACGACGTCACCAAGTTGGCCGCGGAACAGCTCTGCCGACTCATACACGAGGAGACAGGATTGCCCGTCATCATCCTGCGCACCTCGCGATTCTTCCCTCAATCACAGGAGACCCTGGCCATCCACCGGCTGAATCGGGGGCTGGACGTGCGTGACTGCGTGTGGGCACACCGGCTCGCGCTCGAGTCGCACATCCCCTTCGGGCTGTACAACATCTCTGCCCGCCCTCCCTTCCACCGAGAAGACATGGCGGAGCTGCTGCGTGACGCTCCTGGCGTCATCCGCCACAGGGCCCCGGAAGTCGTCAGGGAGCTCGAACGGTGTGGAATTCCCCTTCCCCCGAGCATGGATCGCGTCTACGTCATCGAGCGGGCGGAATCCGAGCTGGGATTCCACCCACGTTTCAACGCACTCGAGTTCCTCCAGGGCGAATGA
- a CDS encoding SDR family NAD(P)-dependent oxidoreductase, with protein sequence MADLILTGASRGIGHALALALAERRDDRLVLVARDRARLEALVTAVEQKGGRAIAVPGDLSSLAEARELGQRLVEVVTPGATLIHNAGLWPAKRVLTPEGLEAAFVVNHLAPLEMQRALLDAGRLRRVMVVSAGLILKGRFDAARTPTGEDFSGIRTYCTTKLCFALAMRDLAAARPELDVVILHPGVVRTDLGARSGPIGWLLSLVKRGWETPEVCAARLARILARERWSSAGEARWLIEENEQPWPAVAEDEATRRAVRETTERMLAKHPTTSR encoded by the coding sequence ATGGCTGACTTGATCCTCACTGGCGCCTCCCGCGGCATCGGTCACGCCCTGGCGCTGGCCCTGGCCGAGCGGCGCGACGATCGCCTCGTGCTCGTCGCCCGCGACCGAGCCCGTCTCGAAGCCCTCGTCACCGCGGTCGAGCAGAAGGGAGGCCGCGCCATCGCGGTGCCGGGAGACCTCTCGTCCCTGGCGGAGGCCCGGGAGCTCGGGCAACGCCTGGTCGAGGTGGTCACTCCCGGTGCGACGCTCATCCACAATGCCGGGCTGTGGCCAGCGAAGCGGGTGCTCACGCCCGAAGGACTCGAAGCGGCCTTCGTGGTCAACCACCTGGCGCCCCTCGAGATGCAGAGGGCGCTGCTGGATGCCGGGCGCCTGCGCCGGGTCATGGTGGTGAGCGCCGGTCTGATCCTGAAGGGGCGCTTCGACGCAGCTCGCACGCCGACAGGAGAGGACTTCTCCGGCATCCGGACCTACTGCACGACCAAGCTCTGCTTCGCGCTGGCCATGCGCGACCTCGCGGCCGCCAGGCCGGAGCTCGACGTGGTCATCCTCCATCCGGGCGTGGTGCGCACGGATCTCGGGGCACGTTCGGGCCCCATCGGTTGGCTCCTGTCACTCGTGAAGCGGGGCTGGGAGACGCCAGAGGTGTGCGCGGCACGCCTCGCACGGATCCTCGCGCGCGAGCGCTGGTCATCGGCCGGAGAAGCCCGCTGGCTCATCGAGGAGAACGAGCAGCCGTGGCCGGCCGTGGCGGAGGACGAGGCGACGAGGCGAGCGGTGCGAGAAACCACCGAGCGCATGCTAGCGAAGCATCCAACGACTTCTCGATGA
- a CDS encoding Isoquinoline 1-oxidoreductase subunit: protein MRNALLVVTSGLVLLAAGACRRQPEPVDARGALPQVGPGELRSPEAFGVIADRADRSRALFLEASRVLLHPRCANCHPDGDTPYHGTDWQPHNPPVVRGPEDRGVVGMECTSCHQDRNLELARVPGAPNWHLAPRSMAWVGKSPRAICEQLKDPKRNGGKTLAQIVEHNAHDELVGWGWTPGADRQPAPGNQKLFGAIVAAWADTGAECPSEEARP, encoded by the coding sequence ATGCGGAATGCTCTTCTCGTCGTGACATCTGGTCTCGTTCTGCTCGCCGCGGGCGCGTGCCGACGTCAGCCCGAGCCCGTTGATGCTCGGGGGGCGCTCCCCCAGGTTGGCCCCGGTGAGCTCCGTTCCCCCGAGGCGTTCGGAGTCATCGCGGACCGGGCCGATCGTTCTCGCGCCCTGTTCCTCGAAGCCAGCCGGGTCCTGCTCCATCCCCGGTGCGCCAACTGTCACCCCGATGGCGATACGCCGTACCATGGAACCGACTGGCAACCGCACAATCCTCCCGTCGTGCGCGGCCCCGAGGACCGGGGCGTGGTCGGGATGGAGTGCACGAGCTGTCACCAGGACAGGAATCTCGAGCTCGCGCGGGTGCCCGGTGCGCCGAACTGGCACCTCGCTCCGCGCTCGATGGCGTGGGTGGGCAAGAGCCCGCGCGCGATATGTGAGCAGCTGAAGGACCCCAAACGGAACGGAGGCAAGACGTTGGCGCAGATCGTCGAGCACAACGCGCATGACGAGTTGGTGGGCTGGGGTTGGACGCCGGGCGCTGACCGGCAGCCCGCTCCGGGAAATCAGAAGCTCTTCGGAGCCATCGTGGCGGCCTGGGCCGACACCGGCGCCGAGTGCCCCTCCGAGGAGGCACGGCCATGA
- a CDS encoding (2Fe-2S)-binding protein, giving the protein MSIRVRVNGVEHELDVDPEMPLLWALRDVLGLTGTKYGCGQALCGACTLHLDGQVVRSCVTPIRRAAGRSITTIEGLSSDGSHPLQRAWVDLGVPQCGFCQAGQIMTAAALLAKNPKPTDAEIDQSLAGNLCRCGTYTRIRAAVKKAAGLSEE; this is encoded by the coding sequence ATGAGCATTCGAGTCCGCGTCAACGGTGTCGAGCACGAGCTCGATGTGGATCCGGAGATGCCCCTGCTCTGGGCCCTGCGCGATGTGCTCGGCCTCACCGGCACGAAGTACGGCTGCGGCCAGGCGCTCTGCGGCGCGTGCACCCTCCATCTCGACGGTCAGGTGGTCCGCTCCTGCGTGACGCCGATCCGCCGCGCGGCCGGGCGGTCGATCACCACCATCGAGGGACTGTCCTCCGATGGGAGCCACCCCCTCCAGCGCGCCTGGGTCGACCTGGGCGTCCCCCAGTGCGGCTTCTGCCAGGCCGGGCAGATCATGACCGCGGCGGCCCTGCTCGCGAAGAATCCCAAGCCGACCGATGCGGAGATTGACCAGTCGCTCGCGGGCAACCTGTGCCGGTGCGGCACGTACACGCGCATTCGTGCCGCCGTGAAGAAGGCCGCGGGCCTCTCCGAGGAATGA
- a CDS encoding endo-1,4-beta-xylanase, whose translation MSSMKKKPVLRVLQTLLASFLIPLLFSPHPAHSENILLLQTDFEDGTVQGWTGRGGVETLAAVAEAARGGSYGLKVGGRKQSWHGPTLDVTAYMEPGQTYVFTGWIKLPQAAPSTTVHMTLQRKTPSTTYYERIYFDTATSNDWVRFQAQYKLLEAADNLSVYFEAPNDSSLVFHVDDFRLERLPDLGPIVIEEGIPSLKDVFANDFLIGTSFSNSELLADADRKLLAKHFNSTTPGNVLKWDSTEPREGVFDFSGSDAAVQFAVGNGQQVRGHTLVWHSQTPDWVFRDASGNLAGKELLFQRMKTHINAVMGRYKGQIYAWDVVNEVLDASQPDGLRRSLWYQIAGEEFIEKAFLFAREADPDAVLFINDYNTHESGKSQAMYDLVKRLIAKGIPIDGVGHQTHVSLYYPTIQEIESSIVKFADLGVETHITELDMSVYYDSSQRYDTFPEELKQNQASLYKQLFEVFKRHKNLVTSVTLWGKDDGNTWLRTFPVARNNWPLLFNERLQSKQAYWAIVNASAVPAPPTGLTATAGNGRVDLSWSTSTNASSYKVKRSTTSGGPYTPLAAVSGTSYSDTSVTNGTTYHYAISAVNAAGESGNSAQLSATPRDTSTPPSGNLVLQYRAADILVGDNGLKPHFKIKNNGGEPVGMSELSIRYWFTMDGEKPLAIYCDYARVGNSNVTGKLVKMGMGKTGADHYLEIAFNSAAGSIPAVGDSGEIQIRGHKADWSNFDESNDYSFDPSKTSFTNWERVTLYRNGQLIWGSEP comes from the coding sequence ATGAGCTCAATGAAGAAAAAGCCAGTTCTGAGAGTGCTTCAAACGCTCCTGGCGTCATTCTTGATTCCGCTGCTCTTTTCGCCGCATCCCGCACATTCGGAAAACATCCTGCTCCTCCAGACTGATTTCGAAGATGGAACGGTGCAGGGCTGGACTGGACGCGGTGGTGTGGAAACGTTGGCGGCGGTAGCGGAAGCGGCCCGCGGCGGCTCGTACGGTCTGAAGGTGGGTGGCCGCAAGCAGTCGTGGCACGGACCGACGCTGGACGTGACGGCGTACATGGAACCGGGCCAGACCTACGTGTTCACGGGGTGGATCAAGCTACCGCAGGCAGCTCCGAGCACCACCGTTCATATGACGCTCCAGCGCAAGACGCCGAGTACCACCTACTACGAGAGGATATACTTCGACACGGCCACGTCCAATGACTGGGTGAGGTTCCAGGCCCAGTACAAGCTTCTCGAGGCGGCGGACAACCTGTCCGTCTACTTCGAAGCACCGAACGACTCCTCGCTGGTCTTCCATGTCGACGATTTCCGTCTGGAGAGGCTGCCCGATCTCGGGCCCATCGTCATCGAAGAAGGCATTCCTTCGCTCAAGGACGTCTTCGCCAATGACTTCCTGATCGGGACCTCCTTCTCCAACAGTGAGCTCCTGGCGGATGCGGACAGGAAGTTGCTCGCCAAGCACTTCAACAGCACGACACCGGGAAATGTCTTGAAATGGGACAGTACGGAGCCGCGGGAAGGAGTATTCGACTTCAGCGGTTCGGATGCCGCCGTTCAGTTCGCGGTTGGAAATGGGCAGCAGGTCCGGGGGCATACGCTGGTCTGGCACTCACAAACGCCGGACTGGGTCTTCCGTGATGCGAGCGGAAATCTGGCGGGCAAGGAGCTCTTGTTCCAACGGATGAAGACGCACATCAACGCGGTCATGGGCCGTTACAAAGGCCAGATATACGCCTGGGATGTGGTCAACGAGGTCCTCGATGCCTCGCAGCCTGACGGATTGCGCCGCAGCTTGTGGTACCAGATCGCCGGGGAGGAGTTCATCGAGAAGGCGTTCCTGTTTGCCCGCGAAGCGGACCCGGACGCGGTATTGTTCATCAATGATTACAATACACACGAATCAGGCAAGAGCCAGGCCATGTATGACCTGGTCAAGCGTTTGATCGCCAAGGGGATTCCGATTGATGGTGTCGGACACCAGACGCACGTCAGCCTCTACTATCCGACGATTCAGGAGATCGAGAGCTCCATCGTCAAATTCGCCGATCTGGGTGTCGAGACGCACATCACCGAACTGGATATGAGCGTGTACTACGACTCCTCGCAGCGGTACGACACGTTCCCGGAGGAGTTGAAGCAGAATCAGGCCTCTCTTTACAAACAGCTATTCGAGGTCTTCAAAAGACACAAGAACCTGGTCACCAGCGTCACGTTGTGGGGCAAGGATGACGGAAATACCTGGCTGCGAACGTTCCCGGTGGCCCGAAACAATTGGCCCCTCTTGTTCAATGAGCGTCTGCAATCCAAACAGGCCTACTGGGCCATCGTGAACGCGTCCGCCGTCCCCGCTCCACCCACCGGGTTGACCGCGACGGCGGGCAATGGAAGGGTCGATTTGAGTTGGAGCACCTCGACCAATGCCAGCTCATACAAAGTCAAGCGCTCGACGACAAGTGGCGGACCGTACACCCCCCTGGCAGCGGTCAGCGGCACGAGCTACTCCGACACGTCGGTGACGAACGGAACGACGTATCATTACGCCATCAGTGCGGTAAACGCCGCGGGCGAGAGCGGGAACTCGGCGCAGCTGAGCGCAACCCCTCGGGATACATCGACGCCTCCCTCGGGCAATCTCGTGCTGCAATACCGTGCGGCGGACATCCTGGTGGGTGATAACGGATTGAAGCCGCACTTCAAGATCAAGAACAACGGCGGCGAGCCCGTGGGGATGAGCGAGCTGTCCATCCGCTACTGGTTCACGATGGATGGGGAAAAGCCGCTTGCCATCTACTGTGATTATGCCCGCGTCGGCAACTCGAACGTCACCGGCAAGCTGGTGAAGATGGGCATGGGGAAGACGGGGGCGGATCATTACCTGGAGA
- a CDS encoding DUSAM domain-containing protein — translation METEEAEESDWHEIRVLDNQVQRGEALELTDDVRDLIKRTAPTVAIPEADAETALARVDSGTALLHEIRRRITEGSNRLVDALDRMYQLQQKGDLDGARQQMRDVLAVEVVPLYREVAEGEIEKLNKLS, via the coding sequence ATGGAGACAGAGGAAGCCGAAGAAAGCGACTGGCACGAGATACGAGTGCTGGACAATCAGGTTCAGCGGGGAGAAGCCCTGGAACTCACCGATGACGTGCGCGACCTGATCAAACGCACCGCTCCAACGGTGGCAATCCCCGAGGCTGATGCGGAAACCGCTCTCGCCCGTGTGGACAGCGGCACGGCCCTACTCCATGAGATTCGGCGTCGCATCACCGAGGGTTCCAATCGACTGGTGGATGCACTCGATCGGATGTACCAGCTTCAGCAAAAAGGAGACCTTGACGGCGCACGCCAACAAATGCGCGACGTGCTCGCCGTGGAGGTCGTACCGCTGTACCGGGAGGTTGCCGAAGGCGAGATCGAGAAGCTGAACAAGCTCTCGTAG